Proteins from one Chitinophaga oryzae genomic window:
- a CDS encoding penicillin acylase family protein — protein MKFVRLSLWLSLCFYVNIAGAGVPAHHSKKADILWDTYGVPHIYAKNTSAMYYAFGWAQMHNHGNLLLRLYGIARGRSAEYWGAEFAAADKKIRLFKVPELGREAYARQGHEMKKYIDAFAAGINDYVAAHPETIKAPFKEILPVTGEDVMAHAVRVFFLEFLAAEDNAALNPILNPGSNAYAVGRSRSASGNAMLLANPHLPWFDFYTFFEAHLQAPGFQAYGASLVGMPVLTIAFNEHLGWTHTVNTIDAADRYAYTLKDNGFLVDSTIVPFKYDTTVVQIRQPDCTVKNDTTILQYAGDEPVLGVKDNKAYTIKIAGLDSAGFFYEWHLMAKAVDRREFEAALQRMQLPLFNVIYADKAGNIGYFFGGNVPVRTSGDWNFWHGTIDGSQSKNSWSQTHRYNDMPKLFNPRTGFIQNANDPPWYCTYPSVLSPSAYPSYMSPVGMGFRPQRAVNMIRNNFSVTFDDLVKYKLNTGVEVADRFLDELLAAAEKYPDPIAQAAAGVLRNWDRTTDGASIGGMLFINWYSKLDDTMFKLSWDPAHPTETPAGLKDSVTAVKLLSIAAMEIHQMFGSLQVPWGEIFRFRGGAYDFPANGGPGNYGIYRTIEFMQDADGRMRALAGDTYVAAVEFGRKIKARVLLSYGNASQPGSRHIGDQLQLLSKKQLRTPWIERRDILKHLEKTERLGH, from the coding sequence ATGAAGTTTGTCCGATTATCCCTTTGGCTGTCCCTGTGTTTCTACGTTAATATTGCCGGAGCGGGAGTGCCGGCGCATCACTCAAAAAAAGCGGATATCTTATGGGATACCTATGGGGTGCCGCACATCTATGCGAAGAATACCAGTGCAATGTATTATGCGTTCGGATGGGCGCAGATGCATAACCATGGTAACCTGCTGCTTCGTTTATACGGTATTGCCCGTGGCCGTTCGGCAGAATATTGGGGAGCTGAATTTGCGGCCGCTGATAAAAAGATAAGGCTCTTTAAAGTGCCGGAGCTTGGCAGGGAGGCTTATGCCAGGCAGGGGCATGAGATGAAAAAATACATTGATGCATTCGCAGCTGGTATTAACGATTATGTGGCTGCCCATCCTGAAACGATTAAAGCTCCGTTTAAAGAGATATTACCTGTCACCGGTGAGGATGTCATGGCACATGCCGTCCGCGTTTTTTTCCTGGAGTTCCTGGCGGCAGAAGACAATGCAGCCCTCAATCCGATCTTAAACCCCGGTTCCAATGCGTATGCTGTTGGCCGGTCCAGGTCCGCCTCCGGCAACGCCATGTTGCTGGCTAACCCGCATCTGCCCTGGTTTGATTTCTATACTTTTTTTGAAGCGCATCTGCAGGCGCCGGGGTTCCAGGCCTACGGCGCTTCGCTGGTAGGTATGCCTGTACTGACAATCGCCTTTAATGAGCATCTTGGCTGGACACATACCGTAAACACTATTGATGCGGCAGACCGGTACGCCTATACGCTTAAAGACAACGGTTTCCTGGTAGACAGTACCATTGTGCCTTTTAAGTACGATACTACCGTTGTTCAGATAAGACAGCCTGATTGTACGGTGAAAAATGATACCACCATCCTGCAGTATGCGGGTGATGAACCGGTACTGGGCGTAAAAGACAACAAAGCGTATACGATCAAAATAGCCGGGCTTGACAGTGCAGGATTTTTTTATGAATGGCACCTGATGGCCAAAGCTGTTGACCGCCGGGAGTTTGAAGCAGCGTTGCAACGTATGCAGTTGCCTTTGTTCAATGTCATCTATGCAGATAAGGCCGGCAATATCGGGTATTTTTTCGGCGGTAACGTTCCGGTGCGTACTTCCGGTGACTGGAACTTCTGGCACGGCACCATTGATGGCAGCCAGTCGAAGAATTCCTGGAGCCAGACGCATCGTTATAACGATATGCCGAAGTTATTCAATCCCCGTACCGGCTTTATACAAAATGCCAATGATCCTCCGTGGTACTGTACCTATCCGTCGGTATTGTCCCCTTCAGCTTATCCGTCGTACATGTCGCCCGTTGGCATGGGATTCCGCCCGCAGCGCGCGGTGAATATGATCAGGAATAACTTCTCCGTTACTTTTGACGACCTTGTGAAGTACAAACTTAATACCGGTGTGGAAGTGGCAGACCGGTTCCTTGATGAGCTGCTTGCGGCGGCAGAAAAATATCCTGATCCTATCGCGCAGGCGGCAGCCGGTGTATTGCGCAACTGGGACCGCACCACAGACGGAGCAAGCATCGGCGGGATGCTTTTTATTAACTGGTATTCCAAGCTTGATGATACCATGTTTAAGTTGTCCTGGGATCCTGCACATCCTACAGAAACACCTGCAGGCCTGAAAGACTCCGTAACCGCGGTAAAGCTGTTATCCATTGCGGCCATGGAGATACATCAAATGTTTGGGTCGTTGCAGGTGCCCTGGGGAGAAATATTCCGCTTTCGCGGAGGAGCATACGATTTTCCCGCAAACGGAGGCCCCGGTAATTACGGTATCTACCGTACGATCGAATTCATGCAGGATGCTGACGGAAGAATGCGTGCGCTGGCAGGAGACACTTATGTGGCGGCGGTGGAATTCGGCAGGAAAATAAAAGCCCGCGTATTGCTCAGCTACGGCAACGCTTCTCAGCCTGGTAGCCGGCATATCGGGGACCAGTTACAGTTGTTGTCGAAAAAGCAACTGCGTACGCCCTGGATAGAACGCCGCGATATTTTGAAACACCTGGAAAAAACAGAACGTCTCGGGCACTGA
- a CDS encoding non-ribosomal peptide synthetase, with amino-acid sequence MTNSRLTDTISLLKRANDNGIKIIYDEGELVVQMHRNNEIDPSLLKELKHNKPHLIEYFQQHTKGSTDIPLTAHRPSGPVPLSFNQERLWFIDQMEGSVPYHINVLLRLRGNLKKEMLTDALQEIVNRHEVLRTVITSTAGVPHQQLLDRDKWTLEIADIPGIADDADKLREYVMSSTEKPFDLSRDHMLRARLIVLAEEEHLLVLTLHHIAADGWSAGIVVEELVELYNAAVQGCRPQLPDLGIQYADYAIWQRNFLKEKVLERKLDYWKKKLADVATLQLPTDHPRPLLPGFRGREYHFNIDKEVTDTLKALSQQEGTTLFMTLLAVFKVLLYRYTLQEDICVGSPIAGRPLRQLEGLIGFFVNTLALRTEVLPGMSFTALLKNVKDTTLAAYDHQEVPLEKIVEAVVRERDVSVNPLFQVLFILQNTPPVPDIRLSGLHISPEPLESDTAKFDLTFLLQEQGGELHACIEYSTDLFEAATIERMVRHFRQLLHAVAATPSATVAALPMLEEAEKQRLLFDFNATAAEYPSAATIPDLFRQQAVLRPEATAVAFGDITLTYAALDERSDALAGYLRYKGVTTETLVPVCMHRAPDMIVILLAILKAGGAYAPIDPDYPDDRVRYILSDLAGPLLITVSDHSARLASLQTGQEIVCTDTLAAIAVTGDHSPVELRADNLAYVMYTSGSTGRPKGVLVEHRNVISLVSDPGYISFTPADAVLSAGSVSFDATTFEYWGMLLNGGRLVLSREHDLLDVAVLKGELQGKRVNKMFFTTSWFNQLVDTDITVFAGLEVVLTGGEKLSEKHVEKLQAAYPSIAVSNIYGPTENTTFSLSYHIDGKRQRAVTPIGIPLSNRTAYILDGLLQPVPLGVTGELYVGGAGVARGYLNHPELTSGRFLSSPFVAGERIYRTGDLARREADGQITFMGRTDDQVKVRGYRIEPGEIENVLQEFAGVKQVLVTVHTHAGSGKQLVAYIVPAEDYDREYIRSALRQRLPDYMVPSFFVELDAFPLNANGKIDRRLLPSPDLGTGGQRVYVAASGPLETLLVEVWEELLGVGNIGVHDNFFELGGHSLLAMREAAVLRNRLQVELPVRALFRYPTIAELAAFIGGLTQEGRLPAITAGERPDRIPLSFNQERLWFIDQLSGSVQFHMPAVLKLKGQLNIPALERALREIVNRHEILRTTVKVTDGRPYQHVKAPGSWQLTVINGEVNDEEVNSLANKPFDLSRDDMLRGLLICAQGGEYTLALTLHHIAGDGWSAGILISELSSLYNAIVSGGKADLPPLPIQYADYAVWQRKMLTDDILGEKLAYWKRQLQDVSLLQLPADFRRPAVQRNDGATFQYVLDKALASKLKQLSVGHGVSLFMTLLAAFKVLLYRYTGQTDICVGCSAAGRQQQELEGLIGFFINTLALRSDLSGRPAFATFLQQVKQMTLEAFEHQEVPFEKVVEAVVKERDTTRNPIFQVLFGMPNMPVASGLHLSGLSLSAAPVVRNTTQFDINWSVMEAGDELHISIEYRSDLFLPDTIRRMVASYGLLLNAIANEPLSTVDALPLLTQEEEYRLLHIFNNTSAPIPPSATVVHLLEAQALRNPDGIAVVAAAGTVSYRELNDRANRLAAFLRHKHNIGPGMMVPLCFERGIDMITAIWGILKAGAAYVPVDPAFPAARIRHVLEDTLAEVVVCSEEGARALADVHAKMIITSQIDTAAEMPLTDYPASEDLAYIIYTSGSTGVPKGVMISHASLLHYLCNNKTAYVAGESAATGSFIHLSYTFDAAITALFMPLISGKPVVISAAPQTMVFEDELLWKHAPYDFIKLTPAHLPLLEEAMQRRQAACPASTLVIGGEALLPGHVAFLTGMNVTVVNEYGPTEATVGCNTYAFRPQEGQVIHIGKPVDNIQLYLLDDRRQLVPQGVTGEIYIGGAGVARGYLRRPELTAERFTDNPFHGGKMYRTGDLGRWLPDGNMEYLGRMDDQVKIRGYRIEPAEIAHVLQASPLVRQAVVVTQEQQITAYVVPQGDFDNDGIMAWLKQFLPGYMLPEHLVPLEVIPLTNNGKIDRNALPKPGDNQEEDTYAPPQTPLQSSLAAIWEDLLEVERIGIYDNFFNRGGHSLLTIKLIASIRKTLKKTVTITDVFDHPTIAGLSDLLEKQDVYAPAMHTRHLLPLNHNREGAPLFILPGSGGTSEGYGELAAALDKAFTVYGLQMTGIYEDEQLLQRMEQIAEQHIAWIKEVQPVGPYRFIGHSFGCFVAFEMVHQLEIKGEEVAFAAFLDTPPDARKDIQEHQHLNEQLLSGLQEFLLQHQLITVPCPDWINDLKAATADCSLVETVTKMKTAVRENVRDNNGMLSLAFRVLDLELNSIRIPYIPENKMTAPLLAVRAENGAYTADDMLGWKQYAPELTLMQTPGDHHTLVKSPHVAILAENILTYCHHHYKIK; translated from the coding sequence ATGACTAATAGCAGGTTAACCGATACCATCAGTTTATTGAAACGTGCCAATGATAACGGTATAAAGATCATCTACGATGAGGGTGAGCTGGTGGTGCAAATGCATAGAAATAATGAAATAGACCCTTCGCTATTGAAAGAGCTGAAGCATAATAAACCACACCTGATTGAATATTTTCAGCAGCATACAAAGGGCAGTACAGATATACCGCTTACTGCGCACCGGCCGTCAGGGCCGGTGCCGCTGTCGTTCAACCAGGAACGTTTGTGGTTTATTGACCAGATGGAAGGGAGCGTGCCCTATCATATCAATGTGTTGCTGCGTTTGCGGGGCAATCTCAAAAAAGAGATGCTGACAGATGCTTTACAGGAGATCGTGAACCGGCATGAGGTATTGCGCACCGTGATCACATCCACTGCCGGGGTGCCTCATCAGCAATTGCTGGACCGGGATAAATGGACCCTGGAGATAGCAGACATTCCCGGTATTGCAGACGATGCGGACAAGCTGAGAGAATACGTGATGAGCAGTACAGAAAAGCCATTCGATCTTTCCAGGGACCATATGCTAAGGGCGCGTTTGATCGTACTGGCAGAAGAAGAACACCTGCTTGTACTAACGCTCCATCATATAGCCGCAGACGGATGGTCTGCAGGTATCGTGGTGGAAGAGCTGGTAGAGCTGTACAATGCGGCCGTTCAGGGCTGCAGGCCACAACTGCCCGACCTGGGGATACAATATGCGGATTATGCCATATGGCAACGCAATTTCCTGAAAGAAAAGGTGCTGGAACGGAAACTGGACTACTGGAAAAAGAAGCTGGCGGATGTAGCCACACTACAGCTGCCCACAGATCATCCCCGTCCGCTGCTGCCGGGGTTCCGTGGACGTGAATATCATTTCAACATTGATAAAGAGGTCACGGATACGTTGAAGGCGCTTTCACAACAGGAAGGAACCACACTGTTTATGACATTGCTGGCTGTTTTTAAAGTATTGCTTTACCGCTATACTTTGCAGGAAGATATTTGTGTGGGCAGCCCCATTGCCGGAAGGCCTCTCCGGCAACTGGAAGGACTGATCGGTTTTTTTGTGAATACCCTGGCTTTGCGTACCGAAGTATTACCGGGCATGTCTTTTACCGCATTGCTGAAAAATGTAAAAGATACCACGCTGGCGGCTTACGACCACCAGGAGGTGCCACTTGAAAAAATAGTGGAAGCGGTAGTGAGAGAACGGGATGTAAGTGTAAACCCGCTGTTCCAGGTGTTGTTTATCTTACAGAATACGCCTCCTGTACCTGATATACGCCTGAGTGGCCTCCATATTTCCCCGGAACCGCTGGAGTCAGACACGGCCAAATTTGACCTGACGTTTTTGTTGCAGGAACAGGGAGGGGAACTCCATGCTTGCATAGAATACAGCACAGATCTTTTCGAAGCGGCGACCATTGAACGGATGGTGCGTCATTTCCGGCAGCTGTTGCATGCGGTGGCAGCCACGCCCTCTGCTACGGTGGCAGCGTTGCCGATGCTGGAGGAAGCTGAGAAACAGCGGCTGTTGTTTGACTTCAACGCCACCGCTGCTGAATATCCCTCTGCCGCCACCATACCGGATCTCTTCAGGCAGCAGGCCGTTCTTCGTCCGGAGGCGACAGCAGTAGCGTTTGGGGATATTACACTGACCTACGCTGCGCTGGATGAACGTTCTGACGCGCTGGCGGGCTATCTCCGGTACAAGGGCGTTACTACTGAAACACTGGTGCCTGTATGTATGCACCGCGCTCCGGACATGATCGTGATACTGCTGGCGATTCTGAAGGCCGGCGGGGCTTATGCGCCCATTGATCCGGATTATCCGGATGACCGTGTCCGTTATATCCTGTCAGACCTGGCGGGGCCATTGCTGATTACCGTCAGTGATCACAGCGCCCGGCTGGCCTCACTGCAAACGGGCCAGGAGATAGTATGCACCGATACACTGGCAGCTATCGCGGTAACAGGGGATCATTCACCGGTGGAGCTGCGTGCAGATAACCTGGCATATGTGATGTATACCTCCGGTTCTACCGGTCGTCCGAAAGGAGTGCTGGTAGAGCATCGTAATGTAATCAGCCTGGTAAGTGACCCCGGTTATATTTCATTTACGCCGGCAGATGCGGTCCTGTCAGCCGGGTCGGTGTCGTTTGATGCCACGACCTTTGAATACTGGGGTATGCTGCTCAATGGCGGCCGCCTGGTACTGAGCCGGGAGCATGACTTGCTGGATGTTGCCGTATTGAAAGGAGAGTTGCAAGGCAAAAGGGTAAATAAGATGTTCTTTACAACCAGCTGGTTCAATCAGCTGGTGGATACCGATATCACTGTTTTTGCGGGATTGGAAGTAGTCCTGACGGGAGGAGAGAAGCTGTCAGAAAAACATGTGGAGAAACTGCAGGCGGCTTATCCTTCGATTGCGGTGAGTAATATCTATGGTCCTACCGAGAACACCACCTTTTCCCTGAGTTACCATATCGATGGGAAGAGGCAGCGGGCGGTTACGCCCATAGGTATACCGCTGTCGAACAGGACAGCGTATATCCTGGACGGCTTGCTGCAGCCGGTACCGTTAGGCGTGACCGGCGAGTTGTATGTGGGTGGCGCCGGAGTGGCGCGTGGTTACCTGAACCACCCGGAGCTGACCTCGGGCCGTTTCCTGTCATCTCCATTTGTGGCGGGAGAGCGTATTTACCGGACGGGGGACCTTGCCCGCCGGGAAGCAGATGGTCAGATCACTTTTATGGGCCGCACCGATGACCAGGTGAAGGTCCGCGGCTACCGCATAGAACCGGGAGAAATAGAGAATGTGTTGCAGGAATTTGCCGGTGTAAAACAGGTGTTGGTAACCGTACATACCCACGCCGGAAGCGGGAAGCAGTTAGTCGCTTATATCGTGCCTGCAGAAGACTATGATCGGGAATATATCCGCTCTGCCCTCAGGCAGCGGCTTCCGGACTATATGGTCCCCTCTTTTTTCGTTGAGCTGGATGCATTCCCACTGAATGCCAATGGGAAAATAGACAGGCGTTTGTTGCCGTCGCCTGATCTGGGTACAGGAGGTCAACGGGTATATGTTGCGGCCTCCGGTCCGCTGGAAACTCTGTTGGTAGAGGTCTGGGAAGAATTGCTGGGTGTGGGGAATATAGGCGTTCACGATAATTTCTTTGAGCTGGGAGGTCATTCCCTGCTGGCGATGCGTGAGGCAGCGGTGTTACGCAACCGCCTGCAGGTGGAGCTTCCCGTCAGAGCATTGTTCCGGTATCCGACAATCGCGGAGCTGGCCGCCTTTATCGGCGGGCTGACACAGGAGGGCCGGCTGCCCGCTATAACAGCGGGTGAGCGTCCTGACCGCATACCGCTGTCCTTTAACCAGGAGCGCCTGTGGTTCATTGACCAGCTCAGCGGAAGTGTACAGTTTCACATGCCCGCCGTCCTGAAGTTAAAAGGTCAACTGAATATTCCTGCCCTGGAAAGGGCGTTGCGTGAAATAGTGAACAGGCATGAAATATTACGTACTACCGTAAAGGTTACAGACGGACGCCCATATCAGCATGTGAAAGCTCCCGGCAGCTGGCAGTTGACGGTCATAAACGGGGAGGTGAATGATGAAGAGGTAAACAGCCTGGCCAATAAGCCCTTTGATCTTTCCCGGGATGATATGCTGCGCGGGCTGCTGATTTGCGCCCAGGGGGGAGAATATACACTGGCGCTCACCCTGCATCATATTGCTGGTGATGGATGGTCTGCCGGAATATTAATTAGTGAATTATCATCCTTGTACAATGCCATTGTTTCCGGCGGAAAAGCAGATCTGCCGCCATTGCCGATACAATATGCAGATTATGCGGTCTGGCAACGTAAGATGTTAACGGATGACATCCTGGGCGAAAAGCTGGCGTATTGGAAACGGCAGTTGCAGGATGTCTCGCTGCTGCAGTTGCCAGCCGATTTCCGGCGGCCTGCAGTCCAACGTAATGATGGCGCCACTTTCCAATATGTGCTGGATAAGGCATTAGCGTCGAAGCTGAAGCAGCTGTCAGTTGGTCACGGTGTTTCACTGTTTATGACATTGCTGGCAGCATTTAAGGTGTTATTGTACCGGTATACCGGACAAACGGATATTTGTGTAGGCTGCTCCGCAGCCGGCCGGCAGCAACAGGAATTGGAAGGACTGATCGGGTTCTTCATTAATACACTGGCGCTTCGCAGCGATCTGTCAGGAAGACCGGCCTTTGCAACGTTCCTGCAACAGGTAAAACAAATGACGCTGGAAGCCTTCGAGCACCAGGAGGTGCCTTTTGAAAAAGTGGTGGAAGCGGTAGTGAAGGAAAGGGATACGACCCGTAATCCGATCTTCCAGGTATTGTTTGGCATGCCTAATATGCCGGTAGCATCCGGGCTTCATCTCAGCGGGTTGAGCTTGTCCGCCGCCCCGGTAGTGCGCAATACCACGCAGTTTGATATTAACTGGTCTGTGATGGAGGCCGGGGATGAGTTGCATATAAGTATAGAATACCGCAGCGATTTGTTCCTGCCGGATACGATCCGGCGTATGGTGGCGTCCTACGGGCTGTTGCTGAATGCTATCGCAAACGAGCCGTTGTCAACTGTCGATGCGTTGCCGCTGCTTACGCAGGAGGAGGAATACCGGTTGCTGCATATTTTCAATAATACTTCAGCCCCCATACCGCCTTCAGCCACTGTGGTGCATCTGTTGGAGGCGCAGGCATTGCGTAATCCTGATGGTATTGCGGTGGTCGCTGCTGCCGGGACAGTCAGCTACAGGGAATTGAATGACCGTGCCAACAGGCTGGCTGCATTTTTACGCCATAAACACAACATAGGACCCGGGATGATGGTGCCCTTGTGCTTTGAGCGCGGGATTGATATGATAACTGCCATATGGGGCATCCTGAAAGCAGGGGCTGCGTATGTTCCCGTGGATCCTGCATTCCCGGCGGCGCGCATCCGTCATGTACTGGAAGATACGCTTGCTGAGGTGGTGGTGTGCAGTGAAGAAGGAGCCCGGGCTTTAGCGGATGTCCATGCGAAAATGATCATTACATCGCAGATTGATACAGCTGCAGAGATGCCGCTGACAGATTATCCCGCAAGTGAGGACCTCGCCTATATTATTTACACTTCCGGCAGTACCGGCGTGCCCAAAGGCGTAATGATCTCACACGCCAGCCTTTTACATTATCTCTGTAATAATAAGACCGCTTATGTCGCCGGGGAAAGTGCTGCGACAGGTAGTTTTATACACCTGTCCTATACATTCGATGCAGCGATAACCGCCCTCTTTATGCCGCTCATATCCGGTAAACCGGTGGTGATAAGTGCGGCGCCACAAACGATGGTGTTTGAAGACGAGTTGTTGTGGAAGCATGCGCCCTATGACTTTATCAAATTAACCCCCGCACACCTGCCGTTGCTGGAAGAAGCCATGCAACGCCGCCAGGCGGCTTGCCCGGCGTCAACGCTTGTGATAGGAGGAGAAGCGCTGTTGCCCGGACATGTGGCTTTCCTGACCGGAATGAATGTAACCGTTGTAAATGAATATGGGCCAACAGAAGCTACAGTAGGCTGTAACACCTATGCATTCCGGCCGCAGGAAGGACAGGTCATTCATATTGGTAAGCCCGTGGATAATATTCAATTATATCTGCTGGATGACCGTCGTCAGCTGGTGCCGCAAGGCGTAACCGGAGAAATATATATAGGAGGGGCAGGAGTGGCCCGGGGATACCTGCGCCGGCCGGAGCTCACAGCGGAAAGATTTACGGATAATCCCTTTCACGGTGGCAAAATGTACCGCACTGGTGACCTGGGCCGTTGGCTGCCCGATGGCAATATGGAATACCTGGGGCGTATGGATGACCAGGTAAAGATCCGCGGTTACCGTATAGAGCCTGCCGAAATAGCGCATGTGCTACAGGCTTCTCCTCTGGTCAGACAGGCCGTTGTAGTGACACAGGAACAACAAATTACGGCTTATGTAGTACCACAAGGCGATTTTGATAACGACGGTATCATGGCCTGGTTGAAACAGTTTTTGCCAGGGTATATGTTACCGGAACATCTGGTCCCGCTGGAAGTCATTCCGCTCACCAACAATGGAAAGATAGACAGGAATGCTTTGCCCAAACCAGGCGATAACCAGGAAGAGGATACGTATGCTCCGCCTCAGACGCCATTGCAGTCATCGCTCGCGGCTATATGGGAAGATTTGCTGGAGGTGGAACGGATAGGGATATACGATAACTTTTTTAACAGGGGAGGGCATTCATTGCTTACCATCAAGCTGATAGCATCCATCCGTAAAACGCTGAAAAAGACCGTCACCATTACCGATGTTTTTGATCATCCCACTATTGCCGGTCTTTCTGATTTACTGGAAAAACAGGATGTATATGCTCCGGCGATGCATACCAGGCATTTGTTGCCGCTTAATCATAACAGGGAAGGCGCACCCCTGTTTATACTTCCGGGTTCCGGCGGTACCAGCGAGGGTTATGGTGAACTGGCGGCTGCACTGGACAAAGCCTTTACTGTATACGGTTTGCAGATGACGGGGATTTATGAAGATGAGCAACTGTTACAGCGCATGGAGCAGATTGCTGAGCAGCACATCGCCTGGATAAAGGAAGTGCAGCCTGTTGGTCCCTATCGTTTTATAGGGCATTCATTCGGCTGTTTCGTTGCCTTTGAAATGGTCCATCAGCTGGAAATAAAGGGGGAGGAGGTAGCTTTTGCTGCTTTCCTGGACACTCCACCGGATGCAAGGAAAGATATACAGGAGCATCAGCATTTGAATGAACAGCTGTTGTCCGGGCTGCAAGAGTTCCTGCTGCAGCATCAACTGATTACAGTGCCTTGTCCCGATTGGATCAATGACTTGAAGGCGGCCACTGCTGACTGTTCACTGGTGGAGACTGTGACAAAGATGAAGACGGCGGTCAGGGAGAATGTACGTGATAATAACGGTATGCTGTCACTGGCTTTCCGGGTATTGGACCTGGAACTGAACAGCATCCGGATACCTTACATTCCGGAAAATAAGATGACGGCGCCTTTACTGGCCGTGAGGGCAGAAAACGGAGCATATACTGCTGACGATATGCTTGGATGGAAACAGTATGCGCCGGAACTGACATTGATGCAAACGCCGGGAGATCATCATACGCTGGTTAAATCGCCGCATGTAGCTATCCTGGCAGAAAATATACTTACATATTGTCATCACCATTATAAAATAAAATAG